In one Apteryx mantelli isolate bAptMan1 chromosome 9, bAptMan1.hap1, whole genome shotgun sequence genomic region, the following are encoded:
- the CAB39 gene encoding calcium-binding protein 39 — translation MPFPFGKSHKSPADIVKNLKESMAVLEKQDISDKKAEKATEEVSKNLVAMKEILYGTNEKEPQTEAVAQLAQELYNSGLLSTLVADLQLIDFEGKKDVAQIFNNILRRQIGTRTPTVEYICTQQNILFMLLKGYESPEIALNCGIMLRECIRHEPLAKIILWSEQFYDFFRYVEMSTFDIASDAFATFKDLLTRHKLLSAEFLEQHYDRFFSEYEKLLHSENYVTKRQSLKLLGELLLDRHNFTIMTKYISKPENLKLMMNLLRDKSRNIQFEAFHVFKVFVANPNKTQPILDILLKNQTKLIEFLSKFQNDRTEDEQFNDEKTYLVKQIRDLKRPAQQEA, via the exons ATGCCATTCCCCTTTGGCAAGTCCCACAAGTCTCCTGCAGACATAGTGAAGAACCTGAAGGAAAGTATGGCAGTTCTAGAAAAGCAAGATATCTCTgacaaaaaggcagaaaag GCCACTGAGGAGGTTTCAAAAAATCTTGTTGCCATGAAAGAAATCCTGTATGGCACAAATGAAAAAGAACCACAGACAGAAGCTGTGGCCCAGCTTGCTCAAGAGCTATACAACAGTGGTCTTCTAAGTACCCTTGTAGCTGACTTGCAGCTAATTGATTTTGAG GGCAAAAAAGATGTTGCTCAAATTTTCAACAACATTCTCAGAAGGCAAATTGGTACAAGAACTCCTACAGTTGAATACATCTGCACTCAACAAAATATATTGTTCATGCTATTAAAAGG GTACGAATCTCCAGAAATTGCTCTAAATTGTGGAATAATGCTTCGAGAATGCATCAGACATGAACCACTGGCTAAAATAATCTTGTGGTCAGAACAATTCTATGATTTCTTCAGATACGTGGAAATGTCGACATTTGACATTGCTTCGGATGCATTTGCCACATTCAAG GATTTGCTTACAAGACACAAGTTGCTAAGCGCAGAATTTTTGGAACAGCATTATGATAGG TTCTTCAGTGAGTACGAGAAATTACTTCATTCAGAAAATTATGTGACAAAAAGACAGTCACTTAAG CTTCTTGGTGAATTGTTATTGGACAGGCACAACTTCACAATTATGACAAAATACATCAGTAAACCTGAAAATCTCAAACTAATGATGAACCTTCTACGAGACAAGAGTCGTAACATTCAGTTTGAGGCCTTTCATGTGTTTAAG GTGTTTGTAGCCAATCCTAACAAGACACAGCCTATATTAGACATCCTCCTAAAGAACCAGACCAAACTTATTGAGTTCCTCAGCAAGTTTCAGAATGACAGGACCGAGGATGAACAATTTAATGATGAGAAGACCTATTTAGTTAAACAGATCAGGGATTTGAAGAGACCAGCACAGCAAGAAGCTTAA